The genomic window GTAAGATGAGAGAGACTTTTAAAACTTCCCCATTTGCAACATGAGAATCAAAGAAGATGGTTTAAGTTTTACCTTCACATAATATATCTTAACCCCCAAGAATCAAAGTCTTACCTATGTGCATGTTTGTAAAAATCAGTATCAAAATGGACTATGGAAACAGTCAGTGactccaaaaaaaaagatgaaataagggAAATGCCAAATTAACCCAAAATTACCACTACTCTACTGGTCAGAGACTACTGAAAGCtccaaaaagcattttcttgttttcttaaacTGTGTATAAGGTTAACACTCTTGTCAAGCTGGAAAAAAAACCACACTCTATccttaaatttaatatttcatttaattatctttttattaccTCTTTATATTTATAgtctaattagaaaaaaaggtcAATTGAACATGCTTTTCAATTGATACTCTTTCCCTTTGACAAGTcctatgttttcatttctaaatttttacCAAGAGATGCTCTAGCCTGTTAACAGGGCATGAACAAAAAGCCTTTGGAAAAATATCCACTATGGAAAGTCAATgtttaaaaaactaataaaaaattcacaaaagGTCTGAAATTGGTTGGTCTGAGAGCTGTACAACATCCTGTCTCCTAAGTTTTAGGATATACTAGTGCTTTTCCAAACATTTTGAGAATGGTGAAAAACCCATCTATCCCACTCTCTTCTGGGCAATGTGTAGAGCCATATTAGTTCTGCTTCAGAAGAATAACTTGAATTCTGTCCTCCTGATTAGAGGAGAAATGTTTTGATGACTGTCAAAAAAAAGGGGGCAATGAGTCAGAGGGAAAGGTGAGGACCACTTTGTAATGTAATCTACTATGTCTGCTTTTCTTTATAGACCCCAGCATTTAGCAGTGACTGGTACATCGTGTTTTAACAGTACTTACTGAATGGCCCATTAAGAACCTATACTTCTGAATTACTTGGACCTAAGCAAAGTAGAACTCACTCTATTCTTATCCCTATTCCTAATTCAGTTCACTacttaaaagtaaaaagaaagcacaaacaaGGGAGAGAGAATTAAAATGGCAAAGTACACACAGGATATTGAAATTTAAGGATATATTTACTggcaaaaagggaagaaaaaactgCCATGTAAAACCCAGCCCCAAATCCAAACACTCTCAtgctttttatgtatttaaaaataattattaaattgaaCATTTAAGTGCTTATTCTCAGCCTTTTCCTTTTGCTATTATATTCTTGGCAAAAGCCCTCTGTCCTTGCTCTCAACATTTCATTCCCAAGGTgcaaaaattccatttatttgcCAGTAAAACTCTTAGTTTCACTatagggaaatgggaagaaaatttaaatgtcAATTTACTTGAAGGTGTAACATCTAGCCAAATTATGCTAAAAATACACTCTGTATCAGTGTGCAACAATATATTAGGATTTGAAAGATCAGGATAATGTCAGCATGAATATGACTTACCTGTGATTAACCACTTTCAATAGTGGATAAATACCCAATCTTCAATTTTGAAACTGCATACTCAATGTCTCAGAAGCATTTGAAACAGGATTCTAAAAATGCTGGTGCACAAAACTGCACACATGATATTAGTTATTAATTTACTTTGCTAACAACTAAATTTAGATTGACTTAAAGTTGAAAAGATCTGCTAAAATGTCTGTATTTAGTTACCTATGAGGGTCAGTTAACATTTAGGAACAAAGGACTATATTTTATAAGACAGGGCACTAACATTCCCCCCTTTCCAGGAAGAAATATTCTCGAATGTGTAACAAAACGAAAAACaattgaaaagtgctttgtgGCTTTAATACAAAAGAAtgatttttactgtttttatttttattacatttttatttctattacaaGGTAATAGAAACAGATTTTTCATTAAGGAATTttcataaatataaagttaatggATCCAGCCATTATATGTGCAGAAAATTAGGCCTGGATGAAACATGATTCCAGCAAATTCTTTGAGAGTTGCAGGCAGCACCAGTGTAATGGCTACAACACATCATTCAGTTACCCTTTAAATCGTTCatcaagagatacaaatattagATTTTTACTTATTGTAATTTCACTTACTATTTTAACTTTGGACAAATACACATTCTGATTATCTGGAGATTTAATGAAGTAGACCATAATATAACCACAAACCTTAATGCCAAGAATAAAAATTGTCAAGCAGGAAGTTatcattttgacaaaatacagtcaAAAGAATCAATTTTACCATTCTGAATATTGGAAGAGAAGTGCTTTAAATAAGTGATATGGTACATTATGAATTACAACCAAATACTGTAGATTAAAGCAATACTTGGGTCCATTGACTTGAGCATCagaattttaatgagaaaattatacctagcaactctctcttccttgatacccatcaatcaatcaatcatatGAGCTCCAAAGCAGTAGCTCTCTGTTTATTTAGAAACAATATCAAATGAGAGTCCTGAAAGCTAAACTATTCACCAGTGTATAACACTCATCTGGGtatcataaaatataatttaaaacaaaaacaaaaaaaccccaagccGCAAATGACCTCATATTCTGCCTGTTTCCTTTGGGTATAAAAGCAAAATCCAAACAAATTTGAAGTCAGTACTTTTAAGCCTTTGGGAGTATATTACTTTTTATAAAAACAAAGCTAAGAAGTTTGCCTGAGGCCTCTAAGTCTAAGCTGGAGTTTCACCATAAATACttgcctctcccttctccctcagttccacctctccccactccccccacccccatcccctccaAATGAGCAGAGTATTGGGTACAAAATATCTTGGCTTATATATGACAAAGAGGCACTTTTGATGACTGCCAGACTTCCTTGAGTCTATGGTTTCTCTCACCTTGTAGGCTCTTAAGTAGTACAGGATACATACTCAGACCACCACTCTGTTCAGAATCTCAAGCAAAGTGCTACAAACCACTTCTTTGAAAAGATGTTTATTAAACAACTTTAATTCTGTCATAAAATGACTAAGATGGGTTTTAAAAATTAAGGCTCTTGTCTTTGGATGGATTGCCATAACAATGTAAAAAGAATATCAACACTGCTCAATGCTTTGTTCCTAAAGTTAAATTTTAGATAGATTCATAAACCACATTCAAGATCAAGTTGAAAAAAATTTGACTATAAATGACAATTAGTGACTTTGAAATGAACACACATTCTCTCATTAAGTGCATAATAGCCTAGTCAGTGAGTTTAAGCAAAACTATTTCAATCAAAGCAGAAACTTTcaatttagcattttaaaatcaCGGTTTTTCACATTgctgtgattttcctaaaatcaagAATCTAATATAGGAACACTAACTGATCCTTAGGGCTCTATGTATTCCCAACAGGATAACTGTCTTGGCTggtaatttgtatatattttccttttttaatgtacTATGGCAAGATGTCAAATGATTCGGAATTACATGGCATGCAGTATCCAAAATTATGGCTCTGATGCATTTAGCTTTACATTAAGCATAAAGAAGTgtcattcaacattcattttatacCCCATCCCTCccacaagggggaaaaaaatcactaccTATTCAAGTTCTAGATCTTGATGCAGCATTAAGGATTAAAACTTACCACTTTACCAGGCCTTGCCCATGTGCAAATAAATCCCTCCTGACAAGCAGTGACTATACAGTCTTCAAGAAAAATTAACACAGTCAGTCTTTCATGTGCtatctttttacagataagaggcTCTAATAAGGGAACATCTTCCATTCGGGGGCACAGAGAAGTTCCCAAAGTTTTAGCTGGGTCCGTTTTGGTTTTAGTAACTAGGTTCAATTTGTCACTACTCTTGCTAGATATATGTCCCATACTATGATTTCGCTTGTGATCTTTGTCGTGGTGTCTTTCTTTCCGGTCATGTAGTGAGAGAGTTGCGAATTTGCTGACACCAGAGGCAATGGCACCATCCAGGACGCTGCTTTTACTGCCAGCATTTGAGACTGCAGAATGTGGAAGGCTGTTGGACCGTGGAAGAGGCGGGGGCACAGAATTTCCAGGCATTGTGATGCTATTTCCATTGCTTCCTGGGTTGGTCCCACCACTTCCTGCAGGTGGACTTGTGGCATTCATGACATTTGTATGTGTCCTTGCTCTGGAGAGGGGTTGGTGGGGAAAAAGAATGTCTTCTGTAAGGTCCCATAAACAGAGTTGTGTATCTTGGCCTACTGAGCCAAACCTATACGTAACGCTTACTGGGCGACTATCTGTAGAGTTCCTTTTTGATAACCTAGATTGCGTACTGTTTGCTCGATCTCTGCCAAAATGAAGGAGGTCTTGGAAATCCTCATCACTGCCACTAAATTCCATTGGGTCACTTTCTTCTACACTAGTGGTATATGGGTCAAATGCTACAACGCTGACCCATGATTTATGTCCATGGCCTCTAGCTATTACTCGACAGTCCACAAAAGACCAAACTGTCACCAAGTCATCCTCTCCACCTGTCACAATATATTTTCCATCTGGGCTCCAACAAACACATAGTAGTCCTCCAAAGTAGCTTTTCATTGTACCGTGCAACTCCACTGAATCAAAGTTAAATACTCGGAGAAAGCCATCTTGGCTCACACAAGCTAAGAACTTCCCATCTGGGGAAAAAGCAAACTCATTCAGGGCACCTTCTCCCACTGTCCACTTAAGGAGAGGATTTCTTGTGGACTTGCTCTTGCAAGTGTGGACTGCAAAGCTTTCTCCTTGCTTAAGTAGCTGGTAGTGTGGAGCTGTGGTACCACAAGTATGTTCCACATTATATAAGTACATATTACCACTGGAATGAGCTACTAGGAAAAGGCTTTCCGAACCTGGCACCCATTTTACACAGGTTACTCTGGATTTGTCTATTAGTCTCTgtgaaaataaagcagaaaacaaatggctgtcaaaatgaggaaattttacatttgaaaattgTCTATTAAGAAAATACATTCAAGATGCTCTGAAATTATAAATGTTTTGAATTATGTGAGATCTGGGTTTTCCTCTTCAAGTTAGGAAAACATTTTCCATAGGTTAAGATCCTTTATTTAGATATTATTCAATTTTGTACtaacaagtacatataaaatcgAACAATTTCATGACATCTTTATTCACTTGCCTCATGACAGGGAGCCATTGTTCAAACCTGTCATCAAAAACAAGAGGAATGATACAGAAGATTCCTTATTTACGGACTACAAGATTTACCCTGTTCTTTGACACTGTAGCCACTAAAAATGTTGTTGTCTCTTTTGTGCCACTAATGCTTGAAATTATTAAATCTAAAGGTATCACTTAAGAACTATCAATGTTCTTTTCCTGGGTTATTACCTAGTCCTCAAATACACAGCTTTACCCCAGTGGTCAATTGTTTTTATCGGGGCTCCAGCAATTGCCACATCACACATTTTCGTGGTTGTTTGGGATTCATAAATGTTATCTCAGGAGTCTTGTGTTCTTCGAGTAAAGTTAGCACTGTGATCCTTGATCTTTTGATCATTTCAAATAAATGTCTGTCTACATTTTTATTGAGATCAAGAGGTAACTTGTTCAATAgtttttagaaattaaaactaattAGTGGGCTATGATGCCAgctattagtaataataatctGGTAATGCAGATTTCTAAACTTATCATTCATTATGTAACTGCAGGAATCTCAAAAGAGCCATAGTCTATATGGCAGGTTGTCTACCAGTCATATAACTAGGCTTGGAGTTATGAAACACTTTCAAAATTGGGTTTCAACTACAATGTTCAAACATTCAATTTAAAATATGGAAGTCAGAATACACATCAGCCTAGGCACTAATTAAAATGACTCATAGAatatcaaaaactggaaaaaaactaaacataatagttcaaccctttcattttatagatgaggaaattgagacaattAAGCATAACCTTGAAATGCATGGCCAGAAACATTGCTACCTCAAATACCTGTGATACTTGGAGGACAGAGatttaaaattacatttgaaAACACCACAATGGGATTCACATCATTCGTTTTTCAAGGGATCAAGAAAAATACTAAACTAATAAGAAAAGTAAATGTTATTTAATCTAGAACTCCTGTTGGAATTTTTAGACTTAATTATATAGGACAAAAGTTCAACTGGTCTTTTCCACACTGACATCTTTTATTAGAAAACATGTTTAAAAGACTTCAAAAGCAAAGGgtcttctgcttctttctttcactatccattattattattcttggCATGTAGGCTACTGTCCCTCAACACATATTCATACAGTAAATATGACAGTGATTAGTTTAACttaagaaaatgtgaatttttcAACGACAAGGGTCACTGACATGGGGTGGGGCCTTGCTATAATATTTGGTAATgtcaatttttacagcaaataacaaaaatgccaaaataaatgcaaaacatataAACAAGCAGGTTCAGCAGTagtcactggggaaaaaaatcaatataaatagACAAAATTGGCTGGAGGGTTTTCACCACAATTACTTCTAAAggttttgatttttcctttagTAAATGATTACTTCAAAGTTCCTGGAGAAAAAAAGCAGTACCTATCATTTTGaccaatattaaaaattattttaggtgattattatgcacattttaacttttattggagtaacaataaaaatagcaaataattaCAATGAATTTGTTCCAAAAAGCCCTGTCAGCGAACTCATTCATTTCTAAACCAAAGCCCTCCCACAGGATTTTGTAAGGCCTAGCAAGTTAGAACTTGCCCAAAGTATCAAATGCTATGGGCCCTCAGGGATGCCACTGCTGGGAGAAGGAGATGGCTCTATCAGATGGTCTTGAGAGACTTAAgactaatatatacatatgaagaGAACTTAACCTCATCCTAACTCTCTATACTCTTTACTATTATAACTTCCCTTAGCTATTCTTATTCTGCACACCAGTTCTGGCTCTACCTTGTCCCCTTCTATACCTAGACTTTAATGGCCAATCACTCTAAGAATAcgctttctctttttcctgaccCACCTACCCCCAAAACCTTCATCATTCCCAACCTCTGAATGCTCATCCCTAGAGGACTGTGACCGTGTACTCTCTCTATTATTGTTCTAAAGCTACTGAAtatcaatggaagggaaaaatctGATTTTACTCACCACAAAAATGTCATACAACCTCAATTTGGTCCTTATCATTTCCCAGCAATCGTCCTAGTCTATCCTTTCTTATCTTATTCCCTACACCTGTTCCAAATCTCTCTCCTCCTGTCCTTTCCCTCATTTATACTAAACCATTTAACTTCCTACTTCACTGGGCTGACTGAGACCATATGGCAGTACTTCCTCCTTCATTCTTTAGAAACTTCCAAAAATTACTGCctacccttcctgttccttgATCCCCATTCCCTCTAACTTTTTTCAAACTTCACTACAGCAGTAATcattcctcctccccactcccagacCCTACTTTATTATCAGCTTCCGTTCTTCAACAGCTTCTTTTTTGGCTACCTACAAACATTCTTAGGTCttcctggtatttttttttttttaaagaaagcaatcCTTTGACCTTTCTAACTCACTCAACTActgtcctctcttttccttcacagCTGAACTTCTTGAAGTAACTGTCCACCGCTGCCGACTCCCATTTTCTTACTATATTCTGTCTCTTTAATCCCCTAAAACTCTGGTTACCTGGCCACCATT from Notamacropus eugenii isolate mMacEug1 chromosome 1, mMacEug1.pri_v2, whole genome shotgun sequence includes these protein-coding regions:
- the WDR20 gene encoding WD repeat-containing protein 20 isoform X7, with product MWAGSSTSISTRGSAREFRIVAFPSIPYPEREYGTMERAGIRLRRYGYYANQYRNAADLSKPIDKRIYKGTQPTCHDFNHLTATAESVSLLVGFSAGQVQLIDPIKKETSKLFNEERLIDKSRVTCVKWVPGSESLFLVAHSSGNMYLYNVEHTCGTTAPHYQLLKQGESFAVHTCKSKSTRNPLLKWTVGEGALNEFAFSPDGKFLACVSQDGFLRVFNFDSVELHGTMKSYFGGLLCVCWSPDGKYIVTGGEDDLVTVWSFVDCRVIARGHGHKSWVSVVAFDPYTTSVEESDPMEFSGSDEDFQDLLHFGRDRANSTQSRLSKRNSTDSRPVSVTYRFGSVGQDTQLCLWDLTEDILFPHQPLSRARTHTNVMNATSPPAGSGGTNPGSNGNSITMPGNSVPPPLPRSNSLPHSAVSNAGSKSSVLDGAIASGVSKFATLSLHDRKERHHDKDHKRNHSMGHISSKSSDKLNLVTKTKTDPAKTLGTSLCPRMEDVPLLEPLICKKIAHERLTVLIFLEDCIVTACQEGFICTWARPGKVGLLSSQNQANSPSGTVV
- the WDR20 gene encoding WD repeat-containing protein 20 isoform X2; translated protein: MATEGGGKEMNEIKTQFTTREGLYKLLPHSEYSRPNRVPFNSQGSNPVRVSFVNLNDQSGNGDRLCFNVGRELYFYIYKGVRKAADLSKPIDKRIYKGTQPTCHDFNHLTATAESVSLLVGFSAGQVQLIDPIKKETSKLFNEERLIDKSRVTCVKWVPGSESLFLVAHSSGNMYLYNVEHTCGTTAPHYQLLKQGESFAVHTCKSKSTRNPLLKWTVGEGALNEFAFSPDGKFLACVSQDGFLRVFNFDSVELHGTMKSYFGGLLCVCWSPDGKYIVTGGEDDLVTVWSFVDCRVIARGHGHKSWVSVVAFDPYTTSVEESDPMEFSGSDEDFQDLLHFGRDRANSTQSRLSKRNSTDSRPVSVTYRFGSVGQDTQLCLWDLTEDILFPHQPLSRARTHTNVMNATSPPAGSGGTNPGSNGNSITMPGNSVPPPLPRSNSLPHSAVSNAGSKSSVLDGAIASGVSKFATLSLHDRKERHHDKDHKRNHSMGHISSKSSDKLNLVTKTKTDPAKTLGTSLCPRMEDVPLLEPLICKKIAHERLTVLIFLEDCIVTACQEGFICTWARPGKVFCAPAFLESCFKCF
- the WDR20 gene encoding WD repeat-containing protein 20 isoform X6 gives rise to the protein MQHSYRLIQYDANKVKLESSPLEFRIVAFPSIPYPEREYGTMERAGIRLRRYGYYANQYRNAADLSKPIDKRIYKGTQPTCHDFNHLTATAESVSLLVGFSAGQVQLIDPIKKETSKLFNEERLIDKSRVTCVKWVPGSESLFLVAHSSGNMYLYNVEHTCGTTAPHYQLLKQGESFAVHTCKSKSTRNPLLKWTVGEGALNEFAFSPDGKFLACVSQDGFLRVFNFDSVELHGTMKSYFGGLLCVCWSPDGKYIVTGGEDDLVTVWSFVDCRVIARGHGHKSWVSVVAFDPYTTSVEESDPMEFSGSDEDFQDLLHFGRDRANSTQSRLSKRNSTDSRPVSVTYRFGSVGQDTQLCLWDLTEDILFPHQPLSRARTHTNVMNATSPPAGSGGTNPGSNGNSITMPGNSVPPPLPRSNSLPHSAVSNAGSKSSVLDGAIASGVSKFATLSLHDRKERHHDKDHKRNHSMGHISSKSSDKLNLVTKTKTDPAKTLGTSLCPRMEDVPLLEPLICKKIAHERLTVLIFLEDCIVTACQEGFICTWARPGKVGLLSSQNQANSPSGTVV
- the WDR20 gene encoding WD repeat-containing protein 20 isoform X5, translated to MATEGGGKEMNEIKTQFTTREGLYKLLPHSEYSRPNRVPFNSQGSNPVRVSFVNLNDQSGNGDRLCFNVGRELYFYIYKGVRKAADLSKPIDKRIYKGTQPTCHDFNHLTATAESVSLLVGFSAGQVQLIDPIKKETSKLFNEERLIDKSRVTCVKWVPGSESLFLVAHSSGNMYLYNVEHTCGTTAPHYQLLKQGESFAVHTCKSKSTRNPLLKWTVGEGALNEFAFSPDGKFLACVSQDGFLRVFNFDSVELHGTMKSYFGGLLCVCWSPDGKYIVTGGEDDLVTVWSFVDCRVIARGHGHKSWVSVVAFDPYTTSVEESDPMEFSGSDEDFQDLLHFGRDRANSTQSRLSKRNSTDSRPVSVTYRFGSVGQDTQLCLWDLTEDILFPHQPLSRARTHTNVMNATSPPAGSGGTNPGSNGNSITMPGNSVPPPLPRSNSLPHSAVSNAGSKSSVLDGAIASGVSKFATLSLHDRKERHHDKDHKRNHSMGHISSKSSDKLNLVTKTKTDPAKTLGTSLCPRMEDVPLLEPLICKKIAHERLTVLIFLEDCIVTACQEGFICTWARPGKV
- the WDR20 gene encoding WD repeat-containing protein 20 isoform X8, giving the protein MERAGIRLRRYGYYANQYRNAADLSKPIDKRIYKGTQPTCHDFNHLTATAESVSLLVGFSAGQVQLIDPIKKETSKLFNEERLIDKSRVTCVKWVPGSESLFLVAHSSGNMYLYNVEHTCGTTAPHYQLLKQGESFAVHTCKSKSTRNPLLKWTVGEGALNEFAFSPDGKFLACVSQDGFLRVFNFDSVELHGTMKSYFGGLLCVCWSPDGKYIVTGGEDDLVTVWSFVDCRVIARGHGHKSWVSVVAFDPYTTSVEESDPMEFSGSDEDFQDLLHFGRDRANSTQSRLSKRNSTDSRPVSVTYRFGSVGQDTQLCLWDLTEDILFPHQPLSRARTHTNVMNATSPPAGSGGTNPGSNGNSITMPGNSVPPPLPRSNSLPHSAVSNAGSKSSVLDGAIASGVSKFATLSLHDRKERHHDKDHKRNHSMGHISSKSSDKLNLVTKTKTDPAKTLGTSLCPRMEDVPLLEPLICKKIAHERLTVLIFLEDCIVTACQEGFICTWARPGKVGLLSSQNQANSPSGTVV
- the WDR20 gene encoding WD repeat-containing protein 20 isoform X4, which translates into the protein MATEGGGKEMNEIKTQFTTREGLYKLLPHSEYSRPNRVPFNSQGSNPVRVSFVNLNDQSGNGDRLCFNVGRELYFYIYKGVRKAADLSKPIDKRIYKGTQPTCHDFNHLTATAESVSLLVGFSAGQVQLIDPIKKETSKLFNEERLIDKSRVTCVKWVPGSESLFLVAHSSGNMYLYNVEHTCGTTAPHYQLLKQGESFAVHTCKSKSTRNPLLKWTVGEGALNEFAFSPDGKFLACVSQDGFLRVFNFDSVELHGTMKSYFGGLLCVCWSPDGKYIVTGGEDDLVTVWSFVDCRVIARGHGHKSWVSVVAFDPYTTSVEESDPMEFSGSDEDFQDLLHFGRDRANSTQSRLSKRNSTDSRPVSVTYRFGSVGQDTQLCLWDLTEDILFPHQPLSRARTHTNVMNATSPPAGSGGTNPGSNGNSITMPGNSVPPPLPRSNSLPHSAVSNAGSKSSVLDGAIASGVSKFATLSLHDRKERHHDKDHKRNHSMGHISSKSSDKLNLVTKTKTDPAKTLGTSLCPRMEDVPLLEPLICKKIAHERLTVLIFLEDCIVTACQEGFICTWARPGKVT
- the WDR20 gene encoding WD repeat-containing protein 20 isoform X3; the protein is MATEGGGKEMNEIKTQFTTREGLYKLLPHSEYSRPNRVPFNSQGSNPVRVSFVNLNDQSGNGDRLCFNVGRELYFYIYKGVRKAADLSKPIDKRIYKGTQPTCHDFNHLTATAESVSLLVGFSAGQVQLIDPIKKETSKLFNEERLIDKSRVTCVKWVPGSESLFLVAHSSGNMYLYNVEHTCGTTAPHYQLLKQGESFAVHTCKSKSTRNPLLKWTVGEGALNEFAFSPDGKFLACVSQDGFLRVFNFDSVELHGTMKSYFGGLLCVCWSPDGKYIVTGGEDDLVTVWSFVDCRVIARGHGHKSWVSVVAFDPYTTSVEESDPMEFSGSDEDFQDLLHFGRDRANSTQSRLSKRNSTDSRPVSVTYRFGSVGQDTQLCLWDLTEDILFPHQPLSRARTHTNVMNATSPPAGSGGTNPGSNGNSITMPGNSVPPPLPRSNSLPHSAVSNAGSKSSVLDGAIASGVSKFATLSLHDRKERHHDKDHKRNHSMGHISSKSSDKLNLVTKTKTDPAKTLGTSLCPRMEDVPLLEPLICKKIAHERLTVLIFLEDCIVTACQEGFICTWARPGKVELFSYEDFLR
- the WDR20 gene encoding WD repeat-containing protein 20 isoform X1, yielding MATEGGGKEMNEIKTQFTTREGLYKLLPHSEYSRPNRVPFNSQGSNPVRVSFVNLNDQSGNGDRLCFNVGRELYFYIYKGVRKAADLSKPIDKRIYKGTQPTCHDFNHLTATAESVSLLVGFSAGQVQLIDPIKKETSKLFNEERLIDKSRVTCVKWVPGSESLFLVAHSSGNMYLYNVEHTCGTTAPHYQLLKQGESFAVHTCKSKSTRNPLLKWTVGEGALNEFAFSPDGKFLACVSQDGFLRVFNFDSVELHGTMKSYFGGLLCVCWSPDGKYIVTGGEDDLVTVWSFVDCRVIARGHGHKSWVSVVAFDPYTTSVEESDPMEFSGSDEDFQDLLHFGRDRANSTQSRLSKRNSTDSRPVSVTYRFGSVGQDTQLCLWDLTEDILFPHQPLSRARTHTNVMNATSPPAGSGGTNPGSNGNSITMPGNSVPPPLPRSNSLPHSAVSNAGSKSSVLDGAIASGVSKFATLSLHDRKERHHDKDHKRNHSMGHISSKSSDKLNLVTKTKTDPAKTLGTSLCPRMEDVPLLEPLICKKIAHERLTVLIFLEDCIVTACQEGFICTWARPGKVGLLSSQNQANSPSGTVV
- the WDR20 gene encoding WD repeat-containing protein 20 isoform X12, with product MATEGGGKEMNEIKTQFTTREGLYKLLPHSEYSRPNRVPFNSQGSNPVRVSFVNLNDQSGNGDRLCFNVGRELYFYIYKGVRKAADLSKPIDKRIYKGTQPTCHDFNHLTATAESVSLLVGFSAGQVQLIDPIKKETSKLFNEERLIDKSRVTCVKWVPGSESLFLVAHSSGNMYLYNVEHTCGTTAPHYQLLKQGESFAVHTCKSKSTRNPLLKWTVGEGALNEFAFSPDGKFLACVSQDGFLRVFNFDSVELHGTMKSYFGGLLCVCWSPDGKYIVTGGEDDLVTVWSFVDCRVIARGHGHKSWVSVVAFDPYTTSVEESDPMEFSGSDEDFQDLLHFGRDRANSTQSRLSKRNSTDSRPVSVTYRFGSVGQDTQLCLWDLTEDILFPHQPLSRARTHTNVMNATSPPAGSGGTNPGSNGNSITMPGNSVPPPLPRSNSLPHSAVSNAGSKSSVLDGAIASGVSKFATLSLHDRKERHHDKDHKRNHSMGHISSKSSDKLNLVTKTKTDPAKTLGTSLCPRMEDVPLLEPLICKKIAHERLTVLIFLEDCIVTACQEGFICTWARPGKVSSKHFSSNQEDRIQVILLKQN